From one Stieleria sp. JC731 genomic stretch:
- a CDS encoding cell envelope integrity protein TolA: MNLRLAKYGFRRPFVVATLVMLAAIGILRRPAKESVPDNEHLSSLNGQPALHALNHAAHLNQISADHHDGRSSLIEAPLPPDGGNVRPVNWLLQTDGDTASSGGYSLVSITPKLAETSLRGLQWPIDFASRLRLNSPIPVRPNTPFELTVRGPKEETLSKISIRIEKGTIANGDTTASPFSETVDAPEPTESDDGHSYSARYSKLALTEETTMSVFVTPKGKAERFVDAFSIIPVQSTSPVAIGRTTHSQFADPTLDADAGEAVYLIDSTSKAYLRFDGLDVQRNGNFTGFVISSDGSPEVHQVVSSFDIPVSRSDDDLGFIATAAIPTELLNSEKTGEILITTTLRNAGRIRIGDKRIKFSIGALMSVPKSSLPKFSGYKINGNTTSESINDEKRLSVFAQDLNSLTVTGTIDPDFDVVIEELSANQKANAITSVVPSAAGTIVGIARQGTSQRQLHRFGLAAYVGRNRIAAGSQVLEFHLLKKPLEVERFDHNGIGTTPGANKVTLRFPTDQTLKLDNGAVEDAVENKINLLRNSQPDAPLTPESAVFSNATNTLTLTFAVDKIVPDGYQLQISGLKDVYGNELRSNAPTIFPGGWIERFGINSGNVAATSVLPGQVIPGIQGPTGDYVTYQEWTPPREIPDGFKQSDKVETRVAPLYFYRDAHRVAQIINRKVKSHNRHGVSVARQHADQARTVADQTTAARQESEREAIRKAQETRELQEKLSDARRNFDRTLQQLRQTAQQKVSADDLSDEQSQTLDASIAAMEQAARSFSAEVERLETAVDTAKQAELDSREQAEQLESREQLARQEQFRREVFAAHSDPDTYAEGQPSSSDPVEQTSISVIGEGLIHLRGPLKGVNQIRLMINQIDTPVGQVRVNVHTTQLNGDDAKRLETVASRIQTYIDQARFMTVQTGEMIRKSVMLAAAQRAQQASMVYPGETQEDRDQRYLHAFFGKEFIDELRTIDSEFLQTGNKLLSLHSMDVTSLSSALLLMSLANNETRILILDHLDRQLREDLPIAEQTYLDAGMHHSDGRIHVCTASCGDPCCHHSKVGHVFSRIWDKHHGPPPLTSLSQNAAFQSLKGFYSVNHLHADTMTPLQREFIRLAQIFKSRLVTELEYKQRVMERALIEDRIGNRQQDLRTAKQKELDAARELFLAQQEKSKAIQEVVVELTKAQAQIRNAAVESQSVLTWFDSNFSEFINDLRSDDQRSDIDKFRQSTARSLSTTQSFYGTIFGNEVEFGFAKRETDFPGNEVIMYVADPKHSTTVETQIKTAIENAIRLATSLSQLSLESNAEKIRGKLEIVKSFAILQPTHSAPMLRLDYKSLEDFADLYIELRQIVDNSFKTMQELSQTRIQLLEQLKDPESRFTSYYSLWQNYRTRVERIFQSHPRRDDILFHIGNVDAQFDTLLEVDVRANFKIQEANDARRPLDHKRFLDMLIDDLEEKYIELLEGTRAHTANIDNYLKRLTTALDDDFNTQFYYPTFRNIREGGQYKDVEFGQTETTNVLANNRAFAKVSPSATMEFDLPKRDILIREGLDSALAIYNDVGALVNDPNLLALAASQSGLPTSQVTSGASGTVRDVLPGLSSDTQADLLAQDSGTRPRYESNVEKLIPDPAIYKFETGTGYEIRPVIEPDGQSVVFDFNYMYTTNVREPVRADEKHLGRVKRHFVDTDVQLSNFELREVSRYTVALKAERTARGVPLLEDIPVVGALWRPVPQRESSLQQNIIMAQATIFPTLFDLMGLRWAPAVADIDPLNLSNREFIVRGRHHVLENRVYDVSSSRVDEFLRFPESQKRADLYRSQSTVPSVHPNGYQGPGLDFRSSELKGGWDVNRAYPESQYVPDANNEGAFERLDRSSRSFPPAVFPEDPPGTTESMLPYPGSPPTLALPEGPDADIAFPDYLKDTTKPMLHGK; the protein is encoded by the coding sequence ATGAATCTTCGGCTAGCAAAGTATGGTTTTCGCCGCCCGTTTGTTGTTGCAACATTGGTGATGCTTGCCGCGATTGGGATTCTGCGGCGACCAGCTAAAGAATCGGTCCCTGACAATGAACATCTCAGCAGCCTGAATGGACAGCCAGCGCTGCACGCGCTCAATCACGCAGCGCATCTAAATCAGATTTCGGCGGACCATCATGACGGGCGATCGTCGCTGATTGAAGCTCCGCTACCGCCGGATGGCGGAAATGTCAGGCCAGTCAATTGGTTACTACAAACCGATGGAGACACAGCTTCAAGTGGTGGCTATTCGCTGGTTTCGATCACCCCAAAGTTAGCTGAAACGTCACTCCGCGGCTTGCAGTGGCCCATCGACTTTGCAAGCCGACTTCGGCTCAATTCTCCGATTCCGGTCAGGCCAAACACTCCTTTCGAACTGACGGTTCGCGGTCCCAAAGAGGAAACTCTTTCAAAAATTTCGATTCGGATTGAAAAGGGAACGATCGCCAATGGCGACACAACTGCATCCCCCTTTTCGGAAACGGTTGATGCACCTGAACCCACGGAATCCGATGACGGACATTCGTACTCTGCGCGCTATTCAAAACTTGCCCTGACCGAAGAGACAACGATGTCTGTCTTCGTTACACCTAAGGGTAAAGCGGAACGGTTCGTTGACGCGTTTTCCATCATTCCGGTTCAATCGACTTCTCCCGTTGCCATCGGCAGGACTACCCACAGCCAGTTTGCAGATCCGACTTTGGATGCGGACGCTGGAGAAGCGGTCTATCTAATTGACTCAACCTCGAAAGCCTATCTGCGCTTTGATGGCCTTGATGTTCAACGCAACGGCAACTTTACCGGGTTCGTCATCTCGAGCGACGGTAGCCCCGAGGTACATCAGGTTGTTTCTAGTTTCGACATCCCTGTCTCACGTTCCGACGATGATCTAGGGTTTATCGCGACGGCTGCAATCCCAACAGAATTGCTGAATTCAGAGAAAACTGGCGAGATCCTGATTACGACAACCCTTCGAAATGCAGGACGCATACGAATCGGTGATAAACGTATCAAATTTTCGATCGGGGCACTGATGAGTGTGCCCAAATCAAGTCTGCCGAAATTCAGCGGCTATAAAATTAACGGCAATACAACTAGCGAAAGTATTAATGACGAAAAACGGTTAAGTGTCTTTGCTCAAGATCTCAATAGCCTGACAGTCACGGGAACCATCGATCCCGATTTCGACGTTGTGATCGAGGAACTATCGGCTAACCAGAAAGCCAATGCGATCACGTCAGTAGTTCCTAGCGCTGCTGGCACGATCGTGGGCATCGCCCGCCAAGGTACATCTCAGCGTCAACTGCACAGGTTTGGTTTAGCCGCCTACGTTGGCAGAAACCGGATTGCCGCAGGTTCGCAGGTTCTGGAGTTTCATCTTCTTAAGAAGCCATTGGAAGTCGAACGCTTCGATCACAACGGGATCGGTACAACTCCAGGTGCAAACAAAGTCACACTTCGGTTCCCAACTGACCAAACGCTGAAGCTTGACAATGGAGCAGTTGAAGACGCGGTCGAAAATAAAATCAATCTACTGCGAAACTCGCAACCAGACGCACCATTAACACCAGAGTCTGCGGTCTTCAGCAATGCGACGAACACGTTAACACTTACTTTCGCCGTCGATAAGATCGTCCCTGACGGGTACCAACTTCAGATAAGCGGGCTGAAAGACGTCTACGGCAACGAACTCCGTTCCAACGCGCCGACGATCTTTCCTGGCGGCTGGATCGAACGGTTTGGCATCAACTCGGGCAATGTAGCAGCGACTTCAGTCTTACCGGGACAAGTCATCCCTGGAATCCAGGGCCCCACAGGCGACTACGTCACCTATCAGGAATGGACTCCACCTCGGGAGATTCCAGACGGCTTCAAGCAGAGTGACAAAGTCGAAACCCGCGTCGCCCCGCTGTATTTTTATCGGGACGCACACCGCGTCGCCCAGATCATCAACCGCAAGGTTAAATCACATAATCGCCACGGGGTTTCGGTCGCACGCCAACATGCCGACCAAGCCAGAACGGTTGCCGACCAGACCACCGCTGCTCGCCAAGAATCAGAGCGGGAAGCGATTCGTAAAGCTCAAGAAACTCGTGAGCTTCAGGAGAAGTTATCCGATGCCCGTCGAAACTTTGATCGGACCTTGCAACAGCTCAGACAGACCGCTCAGCAAAAGGTTTCGGCAGATGACTTGAGCGATGAACAGTCCCAAACGCTTGACGCGTCGATCGCCGCGATGGAACAGGCCGCAAGAAGCTTTTCCGCTGAAGTCGAACGGTTGGAGACTGCTGTCGATACTGCCAAACAAGCGGAATTGGATTCGCGAGAACAAGCCGAACAGCTCGAATCACGAGAGCAACTGGCACGGCAAGAACAATTCCGTCGCGAAGTTTTCGCGGCTCACTCGGATCCCGACACGTACGCCGAAGGGCAGCCATCCAGTTCCGACCCTGTCGAACAGACAAGCATCTCTGTGATTGGCGAAGGACTGATACACCTGCGTGGCCCCCTGAAAGGCGTCAATCAGATTCGATTGATGATCAACCAAATCGATACGCCTGTCGGCCAGGTTCGCGTCAACGTCCATACGACACAGCTAAATGGCGACGATGCCAAACGTTTGGAAACCGTGGCATCACGGATTCAGACTTACATTGATCAAGCGAGATTCATGACGGTTCAGACCGGGGAAATGATTCGCAAAAGTGTCATGCTGGCGGCTGCCCAGCGGGCCCAACAGGCATCAATGGTTTACCCCGGCGAAACCCAAGAGGATCGAGATCAACGTTATCTGCATGCGTTCTTTGGCAAAGAATTCATCGACGAACTGAGAACAATTGACTCCGAGTTCCTGCAAACCGGAAACAAACTGCTATCGCTCCACTCGATGGATGTGACCAGCCTTTCGTCAGCGCTACTGTTGATGTCGTTAGCGAACAATGAAACACGAATCTTGATCCTCGACCATCTCGATCGCCAACTCCGTGAAGACCTTCCGATCGCCGAACAGACCTACCTGGATGCCGGCATGCATCATAGTGATGGACGCATTCATGTCTGCACCGCAAGTTGTGGCGATCCGTGCTGCCACCATTCCAAGGTCGGCCACGTCTTCAGCAGAATATGGGACAAACATCACGGACCACCGCCATTAACATCGCTGTCTCAGAACGCCGCGTTTCAATCACTAAAGGGCTTCTATTCGGTGAATCATTTGCACGCGGACACTATGACACCGTTGCAGCGAGAGTTTATTCGCCTAGCTCAGATTTTCAAAAGCCGTTTGGTTACTGAACTTGAATACAAACAGCGTGTCATGGAACGCGCGTTGATCGAAGACCGAATCGGAAATCGCCAGCAAGACCTACGCACCGCGAAGCAGAAAGAGCTTGATGCAGCTCGTGAACTTTTCCTGGCCCAACAGGAAAAGTCAAAAGCGATTCAAGAGGTGGTCGTCGAATTAACAAAGGCGCAGGCACAAATCCGCAATGCGGCTGTCGAATCGCAAAGCGTCCTAACCTGGTTCGATTCAAACTTTTCCGAATTCATCAACGACTTGCGTAGCGACGATCAACGATCGGACATCGATAAATTTCGTCAGAGCACCGCTCGCTCGTTATCGACGACACAGTCGTTCTACGGGACTATCTTTGGCAATGAAGTGGAATTCGGATTTGCGAAACGCGAAACAGATTTCCCTGGCAATGAAGTTATCATGTACGTCGCCGACCCCAAGCACAGCACGACGGTCGAGACACAGATCAAGACTGCAATAGAAAATGCGATTCGATTGGCCACTTCACTTTCCCAGCTCTCGCTGGAGTCAAACGCTGAGAAGATTCGAGGCAAACTTGAAATCGTCAAGAGCTTCGCGATTTTGCAACCGACGCATTCGGCCCCAATGCTGCGATTAGATTACAAATCACTAGAAGACTTTGCGGATCTTTATATCGAGCTGAGACAAATCGTCGACAATTCTTTCAAGACAATGCAAGAACTGTCACAGACACGAATCCAACTGCTGGAACAATTGAAGGACCCAGAGTCTAGGTTCACGTCCTACTACTCGCTCTGGCAAAATTACCGCACTCGCGTTGAACGCATCTTCCAGTCGCATCCGCGCCGTGATGACATCTTGTTTCACATCGGAAATGTAGATGCACAATTCGATACTCTGCTCGAAGTCGATGTTAGAGCGAATTTCAAAATTCAAGAAGCGAACGACGCCAGACGTCCCTTGGACCACAAACGATTCTTGGACATGTTGATCGATGACTTGGAAGAAAAGTACATCGAACTACTTGAAGGCACACGTGCTCACACCGCGAATATTGACAACTACCTGAAGCGTTTAACAACCGCTCTGGACGACGATTTCAACACACAGTTTTACTACCCGACGTTTCGCAACATTCGTGAAGGTGGACAATACAAAGACGTTGAGTTCGGTCAGACCGAAACGACCAACGTGCTGGCCAACAACCGGGCATTTGCGAAAGTTTCGCCCAGTGCGACGATGGAATTTGACCTTCCGAAACGAGACATCCTCATTCGCGAAGGGCTCGATTCCGCACTGGCGATTTACAACGATGTCGGAGCGTTGGTGAACGACCCCAATTTGCTCGCACTTGCCGCAAGTCAAAGTGGCCTCCCTACATCTCAGGTAACATCGGGAGCGTCTGGAACGGTACGTGATGTTCTACCTGGGCTTTCTTCGGACACCCAAGCTGACTTGCTTGCCCAAGACTCGGGAACCCGCCCTCGATATGAATCGAATGTCGAAAAGCTGATTCCAGATCCTGCAATCTACAAATTTGAAACAGGTACGGGTTATGAAATCCGTCCCGTCATCGAACCCGATGGCCAATCGGTCGTTTTCGATTTCAACTACATGTACACAACGAATGTGCGTGAACCGGTGCGTGCGGATGAAAAGCATCTCGGACGAGTCAAACGGCACTTCGTTGACACGGACGTTCAACTGTCCAACTTTGAACTCCGAGAAGTCAGCCGCTACACCGTCGCACTTAAAGCAGAGCGAACCGCTCGTGGCGTGCCGCTATTGGAAGACATTCCGGTCGTTGGTGCCCTCTGGCGTCCGGTTCCACAGCGAGAAAGTTCGTTGCAACAGAACATCATTATGGCTCAAGCGACGATCTTCCCCACACTGTTCGACCTCATGGGGTTGCGTTGGGCACCGGCAGTTGCTGACATCGATCCATTAAACCTCAGCAATCGTGAGTTCATCGTTCGTGGGCGCCACCATGTTTTGGAGAATCGAGTCTACGACGTCAGCAGCTCTCGTGTTGACGAATTTCTGAGATTCCCAGAGTCGCAAAAGCGCGCTGACCTTTATCGATCGCAGTCGACTGTCCCAAGCGTTCACCCGAATGGCTACCAGGGTCCGGGGCTTGACTTCCGAAGTAGCGAATTGAAAGGAGGGTGGGACGTCAATCGTGCTTATCCGGAAAGCCAATATGTTCCCGATGCGAACAACGAAGGCGCATTCGAGCGACTCGATAGATCTTCGCGATCATTTCCACCTGCCGTTTTTCCAGAAGATCCACCGGGTACAACCGAGTCAATGTTGCCCTATCCCGGATCGCCACCGACTCTAGCCCTTCCCGAAGGACCCGATGCCGACATCGCGTTTCCTGACTATCTGAAAGACACGACGAAACCAATGTTGCATGGTAAGTAG
- a CDS encoding glycosyltransferase family 25 protein — MKSFHQLAFERVCLINLKRDHERLDDFYQRLPDDWPFEAPTRFEAIDGTNLVRPQWWQVGLGAWGCFQSHLRLIENALNDKVESILVLEDDAVCCDDFCGSLEPFAKNVPDDWEWIYLGGQHLHHHRAFPVKVCDHVYRPHYVHRAHAYALRGRRAMEAIYTHLLERERWGEKHHLDHRLGELHAVYPGGIYVPGSWVIQQAQSFSNIKMKHMPTTAFPGASEMLNPKLDKRLVAVVGHDSAARNAVAGMLHHLGISMGDGRIGQRPWECETALAAPVLDQLCEQLFTADWWIETSSSEHRINALRFWAARRCRTSTVEAEMIGGTHPLFSILAAELSQAWVSPIIVRVEGLSEIKTDQSGGAALRRHTMAINGLQHFESTKFSKIIDLDFRTEQDTASRVAELIDQLGIKVNAQQQQASIRLLEEYLRAY; from the coding sequence ATGAAATCGTTCCACCAATTGGCTTTTGAACGCGTCTGTCTGATCAATTTAAAACGCGATCACGAGCGACTCGATGACTTTTATCAACGATTGCCAGATGACTGGCCGTTTGAAGCACCGACCCGATTTGAAGCGATCGATGGGACAAATCTGGTGCGTCCCCAGTGGTGGCAAGTTGGTTTGGGCGCGTGGGGCTGTTTTCAGTCGCATCTGCGTTTGATCGAAAATGCGTTGAATGACAAAGTCGAGTCGATTCTGGTGTTGGAAGACGATGCTGTGTGCTGCGACGACTTTTGTGGCAGTTTGGAACCTTTTGCGAAAAACGTCCCGGATGATTGGGAGTGGATCTACCTAGGTGGTCAGCATTTGCATCATCATCGTGCGTTTCCTGTCAAGGTTTGCGATCACGTCTACCGACCGCACTATGTCCACCGCGCCCACGCGTACGCGCTCCGAGGCCGTCGTGCGATGGAGGCGATTTATACGCACCTATTGGAACGTGAGCGTTGGGGCGAGAAACACCATCTTGATCATCGGTTGGGTGAATTGCACGCGGTTTATCCAGGGGGAATCTATGTGCCCGGAAGTTGGGTGATTCAGCAGGCTCAAAGCTTTAGCAATATCAAGATGAAGCACATGCCGACCACCGCGTTTCCAGGGGCGAGCGAGATGTTAAATCCCAAGCTGGACAAGCGGCTTGTCGCTGTTGTCGGTCATGATTCCGCAGCCCGCAACGCGGTGGCAGGGATGCTGCATCACCTTGGGATCTCGATGGGAGATGGACGCATTGGGCAGCGGCCTTGGGAGTGTGAAACAGCATTGGCGGCGCCGGTGCTTGATCAACTATGCGAACAGTTATTCACGGCCGATTGGTGGATCGAAACATCAAGTTCCGAGCATCGCATCAACGCACTGCGATTCTGGGCCGCTCGACGATGCCGCACGTCGACGGTCGAGGCAGAAATGATCGGAGGAACACATCCGCTGTTTTCAATCCTCGCAGCTGAGTTGTCCCAAGCTTGGGTTAGTCCCATCATCGTTCGCGTCGAAGGATTGAGCGAGATCAAGACTGATCAATCAGGCGGTGCCGCACTACGTCGTCATACGATGGCAATCAACGGGCTACAGCATTTCGAATCAACGAAGTTTTCAAAGATCATCGATCTGGATTTCAGAACAGAACAAGACACCGCATCAAGGGTGGCGGAGCTAATCGATCAGCTCGGAATCAAAGTCAACGCCCAACAACAGCAAGCGTCCATTCGTTTGCTAGAAGAATACCTGAGAGCGTACTGA
- a CDS encoding DUF1559 domain-containing protein — MPLKRNPRQAFRKRGFRKQGFTLVELLVVIAIIGVLVGLLLPAVQAAREAARRMSCSNNFKQIGLAIHNYHSAYKSMPMQGTGTDDGSDQLFRSYWYQNSRRYNCKMLSAFVALTPFFEQQGLWDMISHPMDVDGDGVVDYPAMGPTHEKADYRPWATELPMLRCPSDPGKGLPALGRTNYAVSLGDAGYELQFGALGVWLHYNTQRSAKALASHRGAFVLHQRMKFRDILDGLSNTICMGEIATDLQDDDVRTIAINQSGGANPVENPNACTELGFRDPERPMFWGPAAPARTTGANARGCRWASAWNPYTAFNTILPPNREICTSTNWSNAEIYPASSRHQGGVHILMCDGSVQFMTDSIDAGNSNNPVVRRAADGGADNYLPGSASPYGVWGALGTRAAREVIDQQL; from the coding sequence ATGCCATTGAAAAGAAACCCTAGACAAGCCTTCAGGAAACGGGGCTTCAGGAAACAAGGCTTCACGCTTGTTGAACTGCTCGTCGTCATCGCCATCATCGGCGTTTTGGTCGGCTTGCTTTTGCCGGCAGTCCAAGCTGCCCGTGAAGCGGCCCGACGCATGAGTTGCAGCAACAACTTCAAGCAAATCGGACTGGCCATTCACAATTACCACTCGGCTTATAAATCCATGCCGATGCAGGGAACTGGCACCGATGACGGATCAGACCAGCTATTTCGATCGTACTGGTATCAGAATAGCCGTCGGTACAACTGCAAAATGCTTAGTGCGTTTGTCGCGTTGACCCCGTTCTTTGAACAGCAAGGCCTCTGGGACATGATTTCCCATCCCATGGATGTCGACGGTGACGGTGTTGTCGACTATCCGGCGATGGGACCGACGCACGAAAAGGCAGACTACCGCCCATGGGCAACAGAACTCCCAATGCTTCGCTGCCCAAGCGACCCCGGAAAAGGACTGCCTGCGTTGGGGCGAACCAACTATGCGGTCAGCCTGGGCGATGCAGGATATGAGCTTCAATTTGGTGCCTTGGGTGTTTGGCTGCACTACAACACGCAACGTTCAGCCAAAGCACTTGCGTCGCACCGTGGTGCGTTTGTTCTGCACCAACGGATGAAATTCCGAGACATCCTTGACGGATTATCCAACACCATTTGCATGGGCGAGATTGCGACGGACCTGCAAGACGACGATGTTCGAACCATCGCGATCAACCAATCAGGCGGTGCGAACCCCGTTGAAAATCCCAACGCTTGCACCGAACTTGGTTTCCGAGATCCCGAACGGCCGATGTTCTGGGGGCCAGCGGCGCCAGCAAGAACCACCGGCGCCAACGCCCGAGGTTGCCGCTGGGCTTCGGCATGGAACCCTTACACCGCGTTCAATACGATCCTGCCACCGAACCGTGAAATCTGCACCTCGACCAACTGGTCCAACGCAGAAATCTATCCCGCATCAAGTCGTCACCAAGGCGGTGTTCACATTCTGATGTGCGATGGTTCGGTTCAGTTCATGACCGATTCGATCGATGCAGGCAATTCGAACAATCCAGTGGTCCGTCGTGCCGCTGACGGTGGTGCTGACAACTATCTTCCGGGAAGCGCCAGCCCGTACGGAGTCTGGGGAGCTTTAGGCACTCGTGCGGCTCGTGAAGTTATCGACCAACAGCTGTAA
- a CDS encoding AraC family transcriptional regulator, which translates to MVPELFAQLDQPFTGEELFDCLHDVVFFVKNDRGEYVLVNKTLVSRCGLRDKTDLIGKTPSQLLRAPLGQRYEEQDQRVLQSGQSLVSQLELHVYPSLDTGWCLTTKLPMRRADGVISGLVGVSQDVKIPDVDTEEFEHLAEAISYAKGNLGQSLSVNDLMKVANMSRYQLDRRMRSVFGLTTGQWLIQQKIDRAQGKLQHTNTPIAAIALEVGYSDQSAFTRQFRQATGMSPRDYRLAWQSSNSSKD; encoded by the coding sequence ATGGTTCCAGAACTATTTGCTCAGCTAGACCAGCCGTTTACAGGCGAAGAGCTTTTTGACTGTTTGCACGATGTCGTTTTTTTTGTCAAAAACGACAGAGGGGAATACGTGTTGGTCAACAAAACATTGGTCAGCCGATGCGGTCTTCGCGACAAAACGGACTTGATCGGTAAAACGCCAAGCCAGCTATTGCGAGCCCCACTCGGCCAACGGTACGAAGAACAGGATCAACGAGTGTTGCAATCCGGGCAGTCACTTGTCTCGCAGTTGGAGCTTCATGTCTATCCGTCACTTGATACCGGATGGTGTCTGACGACGAAGTTGCCGATGCGCCGAGCAGACGGCGTGATATCGGGATTGGTCGGAGTCTCGCAGGACGTGAAGATCCCTGACGTTGATACCGAAGAGTTCGAGCACCTCGCTGAAGCGATCAGCTATGCGAAAGGAAACTTGGGGCAGTCACTGTCGGTCAATGATCTGATGAAAGTTGCCAACATGTCCCGGTATCAGCTCGACCGACGGATGCGAAGTGTATTCGGGTTAACCACGGGCCAGTGGTTGATCCAACAGAAGATCGATCGTGCTCAGGGAAAGCTTCAACATACAAACACGCCAATCGCTGCCATCGCGTTGGAAGTGGGGTATTCCGACCAAAGCGCTTTCACAAGGCAGTTTCGCCAAGCGACAGGAATGTCGCCTCGCGACTACCGACTTGCATGGCAATCCTCGAACTCATCAAAAGATTGA
- a CDS encoding dihydrodipicolinate synthase family protein, with the protein MADQLPVFQGCIPALMTPCDESGKPNFDILVEQGKQLTSAGMNAVVYCGSMGDWPLLSDAERQEGVQKLTAAGVRVVVGTGAQNSRLAAEHAAHAQRVGAAGLMVIPRVLSRGTSIAAQRDHFAGILNAAPDLPAVIYNSPYYGYQTKADLFSQLRDQHSNLVGFKEFGGAESLSYAAENITSGDPDLALMVGVDTQVFHGFVRCGAIGAITGVGNALPKQVLRLVELCQQAAKGDSLSLRLASELESALAVLSKFDEGPDLVLYYKRLMTLEGQAGYEHHFNPTDALSPSQLAFIDDQWSQFKSWWEQWEGATA; encoded by the coding sequence GTGGCGGATCAATTACCTGTCTTTCAAGGTTGCATCCCGGCGTTAATGACGCCCTGTGATGAAAGTGGCAAACCAAATTTTGACATCCTGGTCGAACAGGGAAAGCAGCTGACGTCTGCGGGCATGAACGCGGTCGTCTACTGCGGATCGATGGGTGACTGGCCTTTGCTGAGCGATGCTGAGCGTCAGGAAGGCGTCCAAAAACTGACCGCCGCCGGAGTACGTGTCGTGGTCGGAACGGGCGCACAGAACTCACGATTGGCAGCGGAACACGCGGCCCATGCACAACGCGTCGGTGCTGCCGGGTTGATGGTGATCCCGCGGGTACTCTCACGGGGCACTTCGATCGCCGCACAGCGTGATCACTTTGCCGGAATCCTGAATGCTGCACCGGACCTGCCCGCAGTGATTTACAACAGCCCGTACTACGGATACCAAACGAAAGCCGATCTGTTTTCCCAGCTCCGCGATCAACATTCCAACTTGGTGGGCTTCAAGGAATTCGGTGGTGCCGAATCTTTGTCGTACGCGGCAGAGAACATCACCAGTGGCGACCCCGACCTTGCTTTGATGGTCGGTGTCGACACACAAGTTTTCCACGGCTTTGTTCGCTGTGGAGCGATCGGTGCGATCACCGGTGTTGGGAATGCATTGCCAAAGCAGGTATTGCGACTGGTCGAACTGTGCCAACAAGCTGCCAAAGGCGACAGCCTTTCACTGCGGCTTGCCAGCGAATTGGAATCGGCATTGGCGGTCTTATCGAAGTTCGATGAAGGGCCGGACTTGGTGCTGTATTACAAGCGTTTGATGACTTTAGAAGGCCAAGCCGGATACGAGCATCACTTCAATCCGACGGACGCGTTGTCCCCAAGTCAACTTGCGTTTATTGATGACCAATGGTCTCAATTCAAATCGTGGTGGGAGCAATGGGAAGGAGCGACTGCATGA
- a CDS encoding proline racemase family protein, which translates to MSIADPSSSPVPCSPERFVSQYIDTHTAGEPTRVVHQCDQEFMSLMPCDLVRRLSSDSDALRSSLINEPRGHEAMVGAILCQPKDPECCSGVVFINNEGYLGMCGHGAIGVAVALHYMGRIQPGNHFIDTPVGKVGLKLVGSNDVEINNVASYRFRHDVQVSVPELGVFHGDVAWGGNWFFLVKSCPWELTFDNIAKLTDYSIQIRDALSDQGITGKDGAFIDHVELFGPATTTGADSRNFVLCPGGAYDRSPCGTGTSAKLACLAADGRLAPGESWVQESIIGSQFVASYRTATDGTILPTICGQAYVCGEGRTIFQQNDPFAFGITGSGAQGRQALGKHSHGEAVQ; encoded by the coding sequence ATGAGCATAGCTGATCCGTCATCATCACCAGTTCCGTGCTCGCCTGAACGCTTTGTGTCGCAGTACATCGATACGCACACGGCCGGAGAACCGACGCGAGTCGTTCATCAATGCGACCAGGAATTCATGTCGTTGATGCCCTGTGACTTGGTCCGCCGACTGTCGAGTGATTCCGATGCCCTTCGGTCAAGCTTGATCAATGAACCCCGCGGACATGAGGCGATGGTTGGCGCGATCCTTTGCCAGCCGAAAGACCCTGAGTGTTGTTCCGGCGTTGTGTTTATCAACAACGAAGGTTACCTGGGAATGTGCGGACACGGGGCAATTGGCGTCGCAGTTGCACTTCACTACATGGGCCGTATCCAACCAGGAAATCATTTCATAGACACCCCTGTCGGCAAAGTTGGGCTGAAGCTTGTCGGATCAAACGACGTCGAAATCAACAACGTCGCTTCGTACCGCTTTCGTCATGACGTCCAGGTAAGTGTGCCCGAGCTGGGAGTATTCCATGGTGACGTGGCCTGGGGCGGAAACTGGTTTTTCCTGGTCAAGTCTTGTCCTTGGGAATTGACGTTCGACAACATTGCCAAGCTGACGGACTATTCAATCCAGATCCGTGATGCCCTCTCTGATCAAGGCATCACCGGTAAGGATGGCGCATTTATCGATCATGTCGAACTGTTTGGACCAGCAACAACAACGGGTGCTGACAGTCGCAATTTTGTTTTGTGCCCTGGTGGCGCATACGATCGTTCCCCTTGCGGCACGGGAACGAGTGCCAAGTTGGCTTGTCTGGCTGCCGATGGTCGACTTGCGCCCGGTGAAAGCTGGGTTCAGGAAAGTATCATCGGCAGTCAGTTTGTTGCGTCGTACCGAACAGCCACCGACGGAACGATCCTGCCAACGATCTGTGGTCAAGCATATGTATGCGGCGAAGGACGCACGATCTTTCAACAGAACGATCCGTTCGCGTTTGGCATCACTGGATCGGGTGCCCAGGGTAGGCAAGCCCTGGGTAAGCACTCCCATGGCGAGGCAGTTCAATGA